In Helianthus annuus cultivar XRQ/B chromosome 3, HanXRQr2.0-SUNRISE, whole genome shotgun sequence, a single window of DNA contains:
- the LOC110929874 gene encoding abscisic acid receptor PYL2, protein MEPKSIPQGLTADEYSELQLLINAYHLFDKIPNTCTSLITQRIDAPTNIVWPLVRRFDNPQRYKHFIKSCSMFGDGGVGSIREVTVISGLPASTSTERLELLDDEKHILSFRVVGGEHRLNNYLSVTSVNEFEKDGKVYTVVLESYIVDIPTGNTVEDTKMFTDTVVKLNLQKLGLVAMACLHGSE, encoded by the coding sequence ATGGAACCAAAATCAATCCCACAAGGCCTCACAGCAGACGAATACTCCGAGCTTCAACTCTTAATCAATGCATACCACCTGTTCGACAAAATTCCAAACACATGCACATCCCTAATAACCCAACGCATAGACGCGCCCACAAACATAGTGTGGCCTCTAGTACGCCGTTTCGACAACCCGCAACGATACAAGCATTTTATCAAGAGTTGCAGCATGTTTGGGGATGGTGGTGTGGGAAGCATACGTGAGGTTACGGTCATATCGGGCCTCCCGGCCTCCACGAGTACTGAACGGCTGGAGTTGTTGGATGATGAGAAGCATATTTTGAGCTTTAGAGTGGTGGGTGGTGAGCATAGATTGAATAACTATCTTTCGGTTACGTCGGTTAATGAGTTTGAGAAAGATGGGAAGGTTTATACGGTGGTGTTGGAGTCTTATATTGTTGATATACCTACGGGGAATACGGTGGAGGATACTAAGATGTTTACGGATACGGTTGTGAAGTTGAATTTGCAAAAGTTGGGTCTTGTGGCAATGGCTTGTTTGCATGGGAGTGAATGA
- the LOC110929873 gene encoding NADH dehydrogenase [ubiquinone] iron-sulfur protein 7, mitochondrial, with translation MALRQSQRLALLASSQRAAASIHTTLPVLADGFSSPAPYSRPGPPATGSPAGLSKTAEFVISKVDDLMNWARRGSIWPMTFGLACCAVEMMHTGAARYDLDRFGIIFRPSPRQSDCMIVAGTLTNKMAPALRKVYDQMPEPRWVISMGSCANGGGYYHYSYSVVRGCDRIVPVDIYVPGCPPTAEALLYGLLQLQKKINRRKDFLHWWTK, from the exons ATGGCTCTCAGACAATCACAGCGCCTCGCTCTCCTCGCGTCTTCCCAACGCGCCGCCGCATCAATCCACACAACCCTCCCGGTGTTAGCCGACGGCTTCTCCTCTCCGGCGCCGTACTCCAGGCCAGGTCCACCGGCGACGGGTTCTCCGGCAGGTTTATCGAAGACGGCTGAGTTTGTGATCTCGAAGGTGGATGATCTGATGAATTGGGCCCGTCGTGGATCAATCTGGCCCATGACGTTTGGGCTGGCGTGTTGTGCGGTTGAAATGATGCATACCGGAGCTGCTAGGTATGATTTGGATCGGTTTGGGATTATTTTCAGGCCTAGCCCTAGACAGTCTGATTGTATGATTGTTGCTGGTACTCTCACTAACAAGATGGCCCCTGCACTCAGAAA GGTGTATGACCAGATGCCAGAGCCACGGTGGGTGATTTCAATGGGCAGCTGTGCAAATGGTGGTGGATACTATCACTACTCATACTCTGTTGTTAGGGGTTGTGACAGAATTGTACCAGTCGACATTTATGTCCCTGGTTGCCCACCCACAGCCGAGGCCCTTTTATACGGGCTTCTTCAACTGCAGAAAAAGATCAACAGGCGTAAAGACTTCCTTCACTGGTGGACCAAGTGA